The following proteins come from a genomic window of Triticum aestivum cultivar Chinese Spring chromosome 6A, IWGSC CS RefSeq v2.1, whole genome shotgun sequence:
- the LOC123131833 gene encoding cytochrome P450 76M5 has translation MQSEVWLLCATLAAALLYYLTSAARRGGTGGRPPPGPTPLPVLGNLLDLGGNLHHTLARLARAHGPVMKLKLGLVTTVVVSSRDAAREAFTRYDRHLAARAVPDAASVVGNSGRSMIWLPSSDPLWKTLRGIVASHIFSPRGLAAARGVRERKVRDMVAYFRRCAGQEVDVGQAVYGGVLNLVSSAFFSVDVVDVGGESASGLREVVEDIIAALGKPNVSDIFPFLRPLDLQGWRRWTGARYQKVFGILDGIIDRRLADARTSSTGEHAHGDFLDSLLELVSAGKIGRDKVTVILFDVFAAGTDTMAITVEWAMAELLRHPRAMAKARAEMEDVLGGKVDTDTLEEPDAASLPYLQAVVKEVMRLHPVAPIMLPHQAAEDGVEIGGFAVPRGATVIFNVWAIMRDPAAWERPDEFVPERFLDKAADRAVEFRGKDYEFIPFGSGRRLCPGLPMAERVVPFVVASLLHAFEWRLPDGVAADELDVTEKFTTVNTLAVPLRAVPVMVT, from the coding sequence ATGCAGAGCGAAGTTTGGCTGCTATGCGCGACGCTCGCCGCCGCGCTACTCTACTACCTGACCAGCGCAGCCCGCCGCGGGGGCACCGGGGGACGGCCGCCTCCGGGCCCGACGCCGCTCCCGGTCCTCGGCAACCTGCTCGACCTGGGCGGCAACCTGCACCACACGCTGGCGCGCCTGGCCCGCGCCCACGGCCCCGTCATGAAGCTCAAGCTGGGCCTGGTCACCACTGTGGTGGTCTCCTCGCGTGACGCTGCGCGGGAGGCCTTCACCAGGTACGACCGCCACCTGGCCGCGCGCGCCGTCCCGGACGCTGCCAGCGTGGTCGGCAACTCCGGGCGGTCCATGATCTGGCTGCCCAGCTCCGACCCGCTCTGGAAGACGTTGCGGGGCATCGTGGCCTCGCACATATTCTCGCCGCGTGGCCTCGCCGCGGCGCGCGGCGTGCGCGAGCGCAAGGTGCGTGACATGGTGGCCTACTTCCGCCGCTGCGCCGGGCAGGAGGTGGACGTCGGCCAGGCCGTGTACGGCGGCGTGCTGAACCTCGTGTCCAGCGCCTTCTTCTCCGTTGACGTGGTGGACGTGGGCGGCGAGTCCGCCAGCGGGCTGCGGGAGGTCGTGGAGGACATCATCGCCGCGCTCGGCAAGCCCAACGTCTCCGACATCTTCCCATTCCTCCGTCCGCTGGACCTGCAGGGCTGGCGTCGCTGGACGGGGGCGCGCTACCAGAAGGTCTTTGGCATACTTGACGGAATTATAGACCGCCGTCTGGCAGACGCCCGGACGTCGTCCACGGGCGAGCACGCGCACGGCGACTTCCTGGACTCGCTGCTGGAGCTCGTTTCCGCAGGCAAGATCGGTCGCGACAAGGTGACGGTGATACTGTTCGACGTGTTCGCGGCCGGGACCGACACGATGGCCATCACGGTGGAGTGGGCGATGGCCGAGCTGCTCCGGCACCCGCGCGCCATGGCCAAGGCGCGCGCGGAGATGGAGGACGTCCTCGGCGGCAAGGTCGACACGGACACCCTCGAGGAGCCTGACGCGGCGAGCCTGCCGTACCTGCAGGCCGTGGTGAAGGAGGTGATGCGGCTGCATCCGGTGGCGCCGATCATGCTGCCGCAccaggcggcggaggacggcgtGGAGATCGGCGGCTTCGCCGTGCCCAGGGGCGCCACGGTGATCTTCAACGTGTGGGCGATCATGCGGGACCCGGCGGCGTGGGAGAGGCCCGACGAGTTCGTGCCGGAGAGGTTTCTGGATAAGGCGGCGGATAGGGCGGTGGAGTTCCGGGGCAAGGACTACGAGTTCATCCCGTTCGGGTCCGGGCGGCGGCTGTGCCCCGGCCTGCCGATGGCGGAGCGGGTCGTGCCGTTCGTGGTGGCGTCGCTGCTGCACGCGTTCGAGTGGCGGCTCCCGGACGGCGTGGCGGCAGACGAGCTGGACGTGACCGAGAAGTTCACCACCGTGAACACGCTCGCCGTGCCCCTCAGGGCCGTCCCCGTCATGGTCACGTAG
- the LOC123131834 gene encoding L-type lectin-domain containing receptor kinase IX.1 has protein sequence MAMATPKCRPVLILLLLAVSSCLPHVVTSLSFDYNFSAPGVLAGADLKYMNDSAPVLDRIDLTNLSRSWSTGRVAHGQAVRLWDDATGKAASFTTNFTFAVKSLNVTTSQGDGMAFFVGPYPPSMPTDASGGFLALFNNRGNPANTYFPPTVGVEFDTLRNVEWDPNDTISHLGLNVNDIRSRNYTALPDGSFNGAMSASVRYDAGTATLSATLRLDDMPELSSYTVSTNVDCRAAGLTQDAAVGFSAAIGDYVEQHQIFSWSFESTLTDDIMTSKRKETGLVAGLVSTGIFIFVAVAASLGYLQYLKRKGMHAQDAPQDSDVPLDQDMDDVFEKGAGPRRFSYDELSRATRGFSDEEKLGEGGFGAVYRGYLQEQGLHVAIKRISKTSSQGRREYVAEVTIIGRLRHRNLVLLVGWCHKADELLLVYELMTNGSLDEHLYSSTNILTWPTRYKIILGTGSALLYLHQEWEQCVVHRDIKPSNIMLDASFNPKLGDFGLARLVDHSRGGYTTMLAGTKGYMDPECAVTSRASAETDVYSFGIVLLEVACGRRPIAPLQEDENKVVLVQWIQKLYVGGTLLDAADTRLDGNFDAQEMERVLVVGLWCVHPDYGFRPSIRQAMSALHFEAPAPDLPPEMPVAMYAPPRGGHRSSYTSSNGSSSTGNRSSTSDRAEENRSSASANTKSARRPIATPTNQTLGTRTTE, from the exons ATGGCCATGGCGACACCCAAGTGCCGTCCCGTCCTCATCTTGCTCCTCCTAGCCGTATCCAGCTGCCTTCCGCATGTCGTCACCTCGCTTAGCTTCGACTACAACTTCTCCGCCCCCGGCGTCCTCGCCGGCGCCGACCTCAAGTACATGAACGACTCCGCCCCTGTCCTCGACCGGATCGACCTCACCAACCTCTCCAGGAGCTGGAGCACCGGCCGCGTCGCCCACGGGCAGGCCGTGCGCCTCTGGGACGACGCCACCGGCAAGGCCGCCAGCTTCACCACCAACTTCACCTTCGCCGTCAAGTCTCTCAACGTGACCACCAGCCAG GGTGATGGCATGGCCTTCTTCGTGGGACCTTACCCGCCGAGCATGCCGACGGACGCCAGCGGCGGCTTCCTGGCGCTGTTCAATAACCGCGGCAACCCGGCCAACACCTACTTCCCGCCGACCGTCGGCGTGGAGTTTGACACGCTCAGGAACGTCGAGTGGGACCCCAATGACACCATCAGCCACCTCGGCCTCAACGTCAACGACATCAGGTCCAGGAACTACACGGCGCTGCCGGACGGGAGCTTCAATGGGGCCATGTCGGCGTCGGTCAGGTACGACGCCGGCACGGCCACGCTCTCGGCGACCCTGCGGTTAGACGACATGCCGGAGTTGAGTTCTTACACCGTCAGCACAAACGTCGACTGCCGGGCCGCCGGCCTGACGCAGGACGCAGCGGTGGGATTCTCGGCGGCCATCGGGGACTACGTCGAGCAGCACCAGATTTTTTCCTGGTCGTTCGAGTCCACTCTGACAG ATGACATAATGACCTCGAAGAGGAAAGAAACCGGTCTAGTAGCCGGGCTGGTATCAACTGGCATCTTCATATTCGTCGCTGTAGCGGCATCGCTCGGTTACCTACAATATCTGAAAAGAAAGGGCATGCACGCTCAAGACGCACCTCAAGATTCAGATGTCCCGCTCGACCAAGACATGGATGACGTATTTGAGAAGGGGGCGGGGCCTCGGAGATTCAGTTACGATGAGCTGTCCCGGGCAACCCGGGGATTCTCCGACGAGGAGAAGCTCGGCGAGGGCGGGTTTGGGGCAGTGTACCGAGGGTACCTACAGGAGCAGGGGCTTCATGTGGCCATCAAGAGGATCTCCAAGACGTCAAGCCAGGGGAGGAGGGAGTACGTCGCGGAGGTGACCATCATCGGCCGGCTGCGGCATCGCAACTTAGTCCTGCTCGTCGGATGGTGCCATAAAGCTGACGAGCTCCTGCTCGTCTATGAGCTCATGACAAACggaagcctcgatgagcatctctaCAGTTCCACCAACATACTGACATGGCCAACCAGGTACAAGATCATTCTTGGGACGGGTTCTGCGCTGCTCTACCTGCACCAGGAGTGGGAGCAGTGCGTGGTGCACAGAGATATCAAGCCAAGCAATATCATGCTCGATGCCTCGTTCAACCCCAAGCTGGGGGACTTCGGGCTCGCACGCCTTGTCGACCACAGCCGTGGCGGGTACACGACGATGCTGGCTGGTACCAAGGGTTACATGGACCCGGAGTGCGCGGTGACCAGCAGGGCCAGCGCGGAGACCGACGTCTACAGCTTTGGGATCGTCCTCCTCGAGGTCGCCTGCGGGCGGCGGCCCATCGCCCCGCTCCAGGAGGATGAGAACAAAGTCGTGCTCGTGCAATGGATCCAGAAGTTGTACGTGGGAGGCACGCTCCTTGACGCAGCGGACACGCGGCTTGACGGCAACTTCGATGCACAGGAGATGGAGCGTGTGCTGGTCGTGGGACTATGGTGCGTGCACCCCGACTACGGCTTCCGGCCGTCCATCCGACAAGCCATGAGCGCGCTCCACTTCGAGGCGCCAGCTCCGGACCTGCCGCCGGAGATGCCGGTGGCGATGTACGCACCGCCGCGCGGAGGGCACAGATCGAGCTACACGTCGTCGAATGGGAGTTCCAGCACCGGTAACCGCTCGTCGACAAGTGACCGGGCGGAGGAGAATCGTTCTTCTGCGAGTGCTAACACGAAGAGCGCCAGGAGGCCGATAGCAACACCCACGAATCAGACACTGGGGACGAGAACGACTGAGTGA